Proteins co-encoded in one Arachis hypogaea cultivar Tifrunner chromosome 11, arahy.Tifrunner.gnm2.J5K5, whole genome shotgun sequence genomic window:
- the LOC140176013 gene encoding uncharacterized protein — protein sequence MRTTTKPGSAKPLLASKQIGFKNHITTGSMPRKFNSVEEQVTEKVSQDFEEWEKRDECLIAWMLLAMDESFVNKVVKYEYAFKIWEVLEEHFVARMKSKVKLLKAQLKTVKKHGSSVSEFITKINKVANFLSAIGAPLTKDEYFECTLGGLDEEFSAFITMVNARSDHMSINDLE from the coding sequence ATGAGGACAACTACAAAGCCTGGAAGTGCCAAGCCGTTGCTTGCATCAAAGCAAATTGGTTTCAAAAATCACATCACAACAGGTTCAATGCCAAGAAAGTTCAATTCAGTAGAAGAACAAGTGACAGAAAAGGTCTCACAGGATTTTGAAGAGTGGGAGAAAAGAGATGAATGTCTTATAGCATGGATGTTATTAGCTATGGATGAATCTTTCGTAAACAAAGTGGTTAAATATGAGTATGCCTTCAAGATCTGGGAAGTCCTTGAAGAACACTTTGTAGCAAGAATGAAATCCAAGGTAAAATTGCTAAAGGCACAACTGAAGACAGTCAAGAAGCATGGATCATCAGTCTCAGAATTCATCACGAAAATCAACAAGGTAGCGAATTTCCTTTCTGCTATTGGAGCTCCTCTAACCAAAGATGAATATTTTGAATGTACACTAGGAGGACTAGATGAAGAATTTAGTGCCTTTATCACCATGGTTAATGCAAGATCCGATCACATGTCCATAAACGATTTAGAGTAA